A single window of Leptospira neocaledonica DNA harbors:
- a CDS encoding SCO family protein encodes MEEGNRSTDIRNTLIGKENLVYFGYLNCKTICHGSLHKLKNLISKQKDLRLVFVSLDPENDTEERFEKYFSDLKVETKFIRLESRGRAFELARLFGIMAFSSNESGDIDHPDSVLWVNSQARIKGLIFEFDKHWDQSPEELLKFISDKKEQKFLNI; translated from the coding sequence ATGGAAGAAGGTAATAGAAGCACCGACATACGCAATACCTTAATCGGAAAAGAAAATCTTGTCTATTTCGGATATCTAAATTGCAAGACGATATGTCATGGCAGTTTGCATAAATTAAAAAATCTAATTTCGAAACAAAAAGATCTAAGACTCGTATTTGTAAGTTTAGATCCAGAAAATGATACAGAAGAACGTTTCGAAAAATATTTTTCCGATCTAAAGGTGGAAACTAAATTTATTCGACTGGAATCAAGGGGTAGAGCCTTCGAACTTGCCAGACTTTTCGGGATTATGGCATTTTCTTCCAACGAAAGTGGGGATATAGACCATCCAGATTCGGTCCTTTGGGTTAATTCTCAAGCAAGGATCAAAGGATTAATTTTTGAATTTGATAAACATTGGGATCAAAGTCCAGAAGAACTTCTAAAATTTATAAGCGATAAAAAAGAACAAAAGTTTCTAAACATCTAA
- a CDS encoding pectate lyase, which translates to MNSTFKVLGFASVLYLGVFDFGTNIILEQVLDPSAQTRNQLEASSCNPPGTYEFFPGTGYYPSGSSEVYPWQTPAGVSFEGFETYVDGSVIEASSNKALQSHIEVTSGTLVSKHLSGGLYKRAKTEDYNFRMLIQGLNNGSRVKWTDQALEARFYIDSWQTSSDSWQGIHLFTRYRTENDLYVASLRSDGTVYFKKKLCGTYTTLATGTLKDQAGNPKFFQTKQWYKLSLVAIGNHIDFYVDNVLQLSITDGTFSWGTSGIRTDYANVYLDDLILHDDLSDF; encoded by the coding sequence ATGAATTCCACCTTTAAAGTGTTAGGCTTTGCTAGTGTTCTATATTTAGGCGTTTTCGATTTTGGAACAAATATTATTTTGGAACAAGTTTTAGATCCTTCCGCCCAAACGAGAAATCAACTAGAGGCAAGTTCTTGTAATCCTCCTGGCACTTACGAATTTTTTCCAGGTACTGGTTATTATCCCAGCGGATCAAGTGAAGTCTATCCATGGCAAACTCCGGCTGGAGTTTCCTTCGAGGGTTTCGAAACCTATGTAGATGGAAGCGTGATAGAAGCTAGTTCTAATAAGGCTCTACAATCTCATATTGAAGTTACTTCTGGAACCTTGGTATCTAAACATCTTTCCGGGGGACTATATAAAAGGGCGAAAACGGAAGATTATAATTTCAGGATGCTGATCCAAGGTTTGAATAATGGCTCACGTGTTAAATGGACGGATCAAGCATTGGAGGCAAGATTCTACATAGATTCTTGGCAAACTTCTTCGGATAGTTGGCAAGGGATTCATCTATTTACCAGATATAGAACCGAAAACGATCTGTATGTTGCATCTCTCCGAAGTGATGGGACCGTTTATTTTAAGAAAAAACTCTGCGGCACTTATACAACATTGGCAACCGGCACTCTAAAAGACCAGGCAGGAAATCCAAAGTTTTTCCAAACAAAACAATGGTACAAGCTTAGTTTGGTTGCGATCGGAAATCATATAGATTTTTACGTAGATAATGTTCTCCAATTGTCTATCACGGATGGAACTTTTAGCTGGGGAACTTCCGGCATCAGAACTGATTATGCAAATGTGTATCTGGACGATTTAATCTTGCATGATGATCTGAGTGATTTTTGA
- a CDS encoding DoxX family protein — MYLSNLANHFFRIETKNSRNNIIIRILVGGVFIWEGIIKFLYLNQGIGRFTKLGFSNPEMTAAFIGGLEIIGGTMLVLGILTKPLSIVFFIEMLVAMYLTKLPLFFGTSPLAPPQAPPILGIWAVLHEIRSEYSQALGCLFLYLSGPGRFSLDFILNQKTLNGTIE, encoded by the coding sequence ATGTATCTGAGCAATTTAGCGAATCATTTCTTTCGCATTGAGACAAAGAATAGCAGAAATAATATTATTATCCGGATTTTGGTGGGAGGAGTTTTTATCTGGGAGGGAATTATTAAATTTCTCTATCTAAACCAAGGAATCGGGAGATTTACAAAATTAGGATTTTCGAATCCGGAAATGACAGCAGCATTTATAGGAGGTTTAGAAATTATAGGGGGGACAATGCTGGTATTGGGAATTTTGACAAAACCTTTAAGTATTGTATTTTTTATAGAAATGCTTGTGGCGATGTATCTTACGAAATTGCCTTTATTTTTCGGAACTTCTCCTTTAGCACCACCTCAAGCTCCGCCGATTCTGGGAATTTGGGCAGTTCTACATGAGATTCGGTCCGAGTATTCGCAGGCGCTCGGATGTTTATTTCTATATTTGTCAGGACCAGGTCGTTTTTCTTTGGATTTTATTTTAAATCAGAAAACGTTAAATGGAACAATCGAGTGA
- a CDS encoding glycosyltransferase family 2 protein: MRPSVSVILPTYNESKNLPIAADRITRSLSDYRHEIIVVDDDSPDHTWEVAEHLQEKIPQLKVIRRLTGKGLSSAVLTGMGAAEGEVFVVMDSDLQHDEKILPEMIRSFYERDVDLCLGTRYAKGGSTGKWSLARIGISRFANFLAKGLLGLPVSDPMSGYFGIKRSVYSDTKNAINPRGFKILLEFLGRSKENLKIEEIPYTFQTRMYGETKLNNSVIKSFFLAILDIRFGKWISPTFLLYSLVGASGVLVNLVGFLIAELCKFPDVQTGISFLDPFSLSVLFGIELSILSNFFLNNYFTFYERRYSGKNLTFGFLVFHSVSMVGILVQMSAFHFIYYSIFKQWNGVSELTLKFGADILSILTAMVSNYFLNSNLTWSQKPELKT; this comes from the coding sequence ATGCGACCATCCGTTTCCGTTATACTCCCTACATACAACGAAAGCAAAAACCTACCTATCGCTGCGGATAGGATTACCCGGTCTCTATCCGATTACCGTCATGAGATCATTGTGGTAGATGACGATAGCCCTGATCATACCTGGGAAGTTGCGGAACATCTTCAGGAGAAAATCCCACAACTCAAAGTAATCCGAAGACTGACCGGGAAAGGATTATCTTCCGCAGTTTTAACTGGTATGGGTGCAGCAGAAGGAGAAGTTTTCGTAGTGATGGATTCGGACCTCCAACACGACGAAAAGATCCTTCCGGAGATGATTCGTTCTTTTTATGAAAGAGACGTGGATCTCTGCCTCGGGACCAGATATGCGAAAGGTGGATCCACAGGAAAATGGTCTTTAGCCAGAATTGGAATTAGCAGATTCGCGAATTTTCTAGCGAAAGGGCTTTTGGGTCTTCCTGTTTCAGATCCTATGAGCGGCTATTTTGGTATCAAACGTTCCGTATATTCCGATACAAAAAACGCAATCAATCCTAGGGGTTTTAAAATCCTTTTAGAATTTTTGGGAAGAAGTAAAGAAAATCTAAAAATAGAAGAAATTCCATATACATTCCAAACTAGAATGTATGGAGAAACCAAACTTAATAATTCAGTGATCAAAAGTTTCTTTTTGGCAATCCTTGATATTCGTTTCGGAAAATGGATTTCTCCTACATTTCTTCTTTATTCTCTCGTAGGAGCAAGCGGAGTACTTGTAAACCTAGTCGGGTTTTTAATCGCTGAACTATGCAAATTCCCGGATGTCCAAACCGGAATTTCCTTCTTGGATCCTTTTTCACTTTCCGTACTTTTCGGGATAGAACTTTCCATTCTGTCTAACTTCTTCCTCAACAACTACTTTACGTTTTACGAAAGAAGGTATTCCGGAAAAAATTTGACATTCGGATTTTTAGTATTCCATTCTGTGAGTATGGTAGGGATTTTAGTGCAGATGTCAGCCTTCCACTTCATCTACTATTCGATTTTTAAACAGTGGAATGGAGTCTCGGAACTTACTTTAAAATTCGGTGCAGATATTCTCTCGATTCTTACTGCAATGGTTTCGAATTATTTCCTGAATTCTAATCTAACTTGGTCCCAAAAGCCGGAATTAAAAACCTAA
- a CDS encoding DJ-1 family glyoxalase III, which yields MPKVLVPFADGMEEMEAVIVIDVLRRAGIEVISAGISTNTIIASRGVKLVSDSLLSEVDPSSFDMIVLPGGNQGTKNLNASPLVSEILKIFKKEDRWIGAICAAPNVLLTHSILQNQKFTAFPGSVPSNEKYTGSRLELSDKILTSLGPGSAFEFSLKIIELLSGIEKRKEVEKNLYLPS from the coding sequence ATGCCGAAGGTTCTGGTTCCTTTTGCAGACGGAATGGAGGAAATGGAAGCTGTCATCGTAATAGATGTGCTTCGAAGAGCTGGAATAGAGGTAATCTCTGCCGGAATTTCCACGAATACTATCATAGCTTCCCGAGGAGTAAAATTAGTTTCCGATTCTCTTTTATCGGAGGTGGATCCTTCTAGTTTTGATATGATCGTTTTGCCAGGAGGAAATCAAGGCACCAAAAATCTGAACGCAAGCCCCCTGGTTTCGGAAATATTAAAAATTTTTAAAAAAGAAGATCGCTGGATCGGAGCAATTTGTGCTGCACCGAATGTTCTACTGACTCATTCCATTCTTCAAAACCAAAAATTTACCGCTTTTCCCGGAAGTGTTCCCTCGAATGAAAAATACACTGGAAGCAGATTGGAACTCTCCGATAAAATTTTAACTAGCCTAGGCCCTGGCTCTGCGTTTGAATTTTCTTTAAAAATTATTGAACTTCTTTCCGGGATAGAAAAAAGAAAAGAAGTAGAAAAAAACTTATATCTTCCTTCTTAA
- a CDS encoding SIR2 family NAD-dependent protein deacylase, with protein sequence MQISQQIKDKFKNSKNILALTGAGISAESGVPTFRGKEGLWKQYRAEELATPQAFFRDPKLVWEWYLWRMELITTKSPNPAHFALAELENKRSNFNLITQNVDGLHKKSGSKKIIEIHGNIFRNRCTDCDKTYDSDLLILKNSTECPNCKSIVRPDVLWFGESYDTDLLNQAISLAEKSELVFIIGSSGAVGIPVELARIAKENGAFVIEINTDQSGYSRYADLFLQGKAGEILPELIPYFV encoded by the coding sequence ATGCAAATCTCTCAACAGATAAAAGATAAATTCAAGAACTCTAAAAACATCTTAGCACTCACGGGAGCAGGAATTTCTGCGGAAAGTGGTGTTCCAACATTTAGGGGAAAAGAAGGTCTTTGGAAACAATATAGAGCGGAAGAACTCGCGACACCTCAGGCATTTTTTCGAGATCCAAAACTAGTTTGGGAATGGTATCTTTGGAGAATGGAATTGATCACCACAAAGTCTCCGAATCCTGCTCACTTTGCATTGGCGGAATTGGAAAACAAAAGATCCAATTTTAATTTGATCACTCAAAATGTGGATGGCCTTCATAAAAAATCAGGCTCTAAAAAGATCATTGAGATCCACGGAAATATTTTTAGAAACAGATGTACCGATTGTGACAAAACTTACGATTCGGATCTTCTTATTCTTAAAAATTCAACGGAGTGTCCGAACTGTAAAAGTATAGTCAGGCCGGATGTTTTATGGTTTGGAGAAAGTTACGATACGGACCTATTAAATCAGGCAATCTCCCTTGCAGAAAAATCGGAACTCGTTTTTATCATCGGTTCTTCCGGAGCCGTAGGAATTCCTGTGGAACTTGCAAGAATCGCTAAAGAAAACGGTGCATTTGTAATAGAAATTAATACGGATCAAAGCGGCTACAGTAGATACGCTGACTTATTCTTACAAGGGAAAGCGGGAGAAATTCTACCCGAACTTATTCCTTACTTTGTCTGA
- a CDS encoding DUF1574 domain-containing protein — translation MKKNTFLLLPLLVLLISLGLDRLFTLEFFQYYYSNTLSHLNFISKEDLYSDLKEYLKKDPSTRKKVLVFFGNSRALLLPTKELEKRHSDWVLYNFSVPGGSPDYFLYWIERFKSDGTRPDFVLLDQSLEIYNKTPVLALDEVLIHGLSSEFILRHWTKYSREELSVFISKHLFHTYRDRPKLWRISERMQNSSALAKVYKAAVQEILTALKEEKGSTPRELVNQKHTDEQLVQASEMDFSSYLKPYTFHTNMFDMQRDSIRILKEYKIPYATIWVKVARPYFNLYMNRKVETSEGLKTPMEIWKPIIEKFNQETGTAFWNMNEDPSCNCEEFADPGHMSPNCFPVFGDYIFKKLEETFPKTQTK, via the coding sequence ATGAAAAAGAATACATTCTTACTTCTTCCTCTACTTGTTCTTTTGATCTCTTTAGGTTTGGACCGTTTATTTACCCTGGAGTTCTTTCAATATTATTATTCTAATACATTGTCTCATCTGAATTTTATCAGCAAAGAGGATTTGTATTCGGATCTGAAAGAATATCTGAAGAAGGATCCATCTACCCGTAAAAAAGTCTTGGTCTTTTTCGGAAATTCTAGAGCACTTTTGCTTCCGACAAAAGAGTTGGAAAAAAGACATTCGGATTGGGTGCTTTATAATTTTTCCGTTCCTGGCGGTTCTCCAGATTACTTCTTATACTGGATAGAAAGATTTAAATCGGACGGCACTAGACCGGATTTTGTTCTTTTAGACCAATCATTAGAAATTTATAATAAAACCCCGGTTCTCGCCTTAGATGAAGTATTAATTCACGGACTTTCCTCTGAATTTATATTGAGACATTGGACTAAATATTCCAGAGAAGAATTATCCGTATTTATATCTAAACATCTATTTCATACCTATCGAGACAGGCCTAAATTATGGAGAATTTCGGAAAGAATGCAAAATTCGTCCGCTCTAGCGAAAGTATATAAGGCAGCGGTCCAAGAAATACTCACAGCGTTGAAAGAGGAAAAAGGGAGCACTCCAAGGGAACTTGTTAATCAAAAACATACGGATGAGCAGCTCGTCCAAGCATCCGAGATGGATTTTTCCTCTTATTTAAAACCTTATACATTCCATACAAATATGTTCGATATGCAAAGGGATTCAATTCGTATATTAAAAGAATATAAAATACCTTATGCTACTATTTGGGTAAAGGTTGCCCGTCCATATTTTAATCTGTATATGAATAGAAAAGTGGAAACCTCTGAGGGTCTAAAAACTCCAATGGAAATCTGGAAGCCTATCATAGAAAAGTTCAACCAAGAAACAGGAACTGCTTTCTGGAATATGAACGAGGATCCCAGCTGTAATTGTGAAGAATTTGCCGATCCTGGGCATATGTCTCCGAATTGTTTTCCGGTCTTCGGTGATTATATTTTCAAAAAGTTAGAAGAAACTTTCCCGAAAACTCAGACAAAGTAA
- a CDS encoding MBOAT family O-acyltransferase encodes MLYNSILFFVFFSIVYSIYWLLPEKKRSDFLLISSGIFYVVASSTLLSGFYFFLHFLIIVLFNYLAYFKIKTSAKPKVWMIFAVLLNAINLGFFKYFYFINRILFDLTKYPFFDEVPRILQISLPLAVSFYSFQMIAAAVDAYRKPEGEIIGLKQYLGFVIFFPVLIVGPILRAKDYFINIGHLSPDKDKIVRASYLMISGLVKKVLIADPVAGVIAPVFSNPGQYDNVSLVLAAFGYAIQVYCDFSGLTDMARAVGLYFGFELPENFNAPLFSPSGRELWQRWHMSLSFWLRDYIYFPLGGSKKGEWRTYLNLIITMTVGGVWHGADYTFIAWGFYWGVILAFERFLVGKFGWNDEDSKSKILNFLRIQFVFCLFSFSAILFRANSATKMLQHVVGLVTNTPNYLSSSLQSLGFGWIENSISLVTGPSPFLLESMKNIEKIGYSYLGFIVFHWIQSRKDRLLEWGRGKDWLLVACGVGTVFAIALLSEDSGACIYCQF; translated from the coding sequence GTGCTCTACAATTCGATCTTATTTTTCGTTTTTTTTTCTATCGTATATTCTATCTATTGGCTTCTTCCGGAAAAGAAAAGATCCGATTTTTTACTCATTTCCAGCGGTATCTTTTATGTGGTAGCGTCTTCTACCTTATTAAGCGGTTTCTACTTCTTTCTACATTTCCTAATAATCGTTCTATTCAATTATCTCGCATATTTTAAGATCAAAACTTCTGCGAAACCGAAAGTTTGGATGATCTTTGCTGTTCTTTTGAACGCGATCAATTTGGGGTTCTTTAAGTATTTTTACTTTATCAACAGGATACTTTTTGATCTTACTAAGTACCCATTTTTCGACGAAGTTCCCAGAATATTACAGATCTCTCTCCCTTTAGCGGTGAGTTTCTACAGTTTCCAGATGATTGCGGCTGCCGTGGACGCATATCGTAAACCTGAAGGAGAAATTATAGGACTAAAGCAATATCTTGGTTTCGTAATATTCTTCCCTGTTCTGATTGTGGGGCCGATTTTAAGAGCCAAGGACTATTTCATAAATATAGGACATCTAAGTCCTGACAAAGATAAGATTGTTCGCGCTTCTTATTTGATGATCTCCGGGTTGGTCAAAAAAGTTTTGATTGCAGATCCTGTGGCAGGCGTGATCGCTCCCGTGTTTTCAAATCCGGGACAGTATGATAATGTATCTCTTGTTCTGGCAGCATTCGGCTATGCGATCCAAGTGTATTGTGATTTTTCAGGTTTGACCGATATGGCAAGAGCTGTGGGACTTTATTTCGGATTTGAACTTCCTGAAAACTTTAACGCACCATTGTTTTCTCCTTCCGGAAGAGAATTATGGCAGAGATGGCATATGAGTCTTTCTTTTTGGCTTAGGGATTATATTTATTTTCCTTTGGGCGGAAGTAAAAAAGGAGAATGGCGAACTTATCTGAACCTGATCATCACTATGACTGTCGGTGGTGTTTGGCATGGAGCGGATTATACATTTATCGCCTGGGGATTTTATTGGGGTGTTATACTTGCGTTCGAAAGATTTTTAGTAGGTAAGTTCGGTTGGAACGACGAAGATTCCAAAAGTAAAATTCTCAATTTCTTAAGAATACAATTTGTATTTTGTTTATTTTCTTTTAGCGCAATCCTGTTCAGGGCAAATTCTGCAACTAAGATGCTTCAACATGTCGTTGGGCTTGTGACTAATACTCCAAATTATCTTTCTTCATCTTTACAATCCTTAGGCTTTGGTTGGATAGAAAATTCGATTTCCTTGGTTACGGGACCTTCTCCTTTTCTTTTGGAATCTATGAAGAATATCGAAAAGATCGGATATTCATATTTAGGATTTATCGTATTTCATTGGATCCAATCTAGAAAAGATCGATTATTAGAATGGGGAAGGGGAAAAGATTGGTTGCTTGTTGCCTGCGGAGTCGGAACGGTCTTTGCAATCGCATTATTATCGGAGGATTCCGGCGCTTGTATTTATTGCCAGTTCTAG
- a CDS encoding NYN domain-containing protein → MHLVVDGFNLIYKIPELEEYMYSNRLRDARVGLLRILESYSSKLKSSKVHVFFDGKKEKGNETKEDSYGKIHVYFSRDRKADDLIKEYIKFAPRPADLFVVTSDQEILAFAKRLGTKPILSEEFVKKIESALAEKPVREEKDSGAKLSPGEILYWKELFKKGK, encoded by the coding sequence ATGCATTTAGTCGTAGACGGTTTCAATCTGATTTACAAAATTCCTGAATTGGAAGAGTATATGTATTCCAATCGATTGAGGGATGCCAGAGTAGGCCTCTTGAGAATTTTGGAATCTTATTCTTCTAAACTGAAAAGTTCTAAAGTCCATGTATTCTTCGATGGCAAAAAAGAAAAAGGGAACGAAACCAAAGAAGATTCGTACGGAAAAATACACGTTTATTTCAGCCGGGACAGAAAGGCGGATGATTTGATCAAGGAATATATCAAATTTGCTCCTAGGCCTGCGGATCTATTCGTGGTGACTTCCGACCAGGAAATTTTGGCTTTTGCAAAAAGACTGGGAACAAAACCTATACTATCCGAAGAGTTCGTAAAAAAAATAGAAAGCGCCTTGGCTGAAAAACCCGTTCGGGAAGAAAAGGACTCAGGTGCAAAACTTTCTCCGGGAGAGATTCTCTACTGGAAGGAACTATTCAAGAAGGGAAAGTAA
- a CDS encoding PaaI family thioesterase, with protein MANQKDLEDMQKEWEKFSKAAPGLKVPPPAFKELSGEFVSYVRKKEMVCSFYVEPRFSNPMGVFQGGFLAAAFDNTFGPLCYLAAGKPTTTLELSVSYIRMVKENQRITVQAKVVARGNQHIYLEGEAFDEEGKLLAKSTTQVLILRLPGGAT; from the coding sequence TTGGCGAATCAAAAAGATTTAGAAGATATGCAGAAAGAATGGGAGAAGTTTTCAAAAGCCGCCCCAGGTCTAAAAGTTCCACCTCCCGCTTTCAAAGAATTGTCCGGGGAATTCGTTTCATATGTACGTAAGAAGGAGATGGTCTGCAGTTTTTATGTGGAGCCTAGGTTCTCCAATCCGATGGGAGTTTTCCAGGGCGGATTTTTAGCGGCTGCATTTGACAATACTTTCGGTCCATTATGTTATTTGGCGGCGGGTAAACCTACTACGACTCTGGAATTAAGCGTTAGTTATATCCGGATGGTAAAAGAGAATCAAAGGATCACCGTACAAGCAAAGGTTGTAGCTAGAGGAAACCAACATATTTATCTAGAAGGAGAAGCTTTTGATGAAGAAGGTAAACTTCTCGCAAAGTCCACAACTCAAGTTTTGATATTAAGATTACCTGGCGGTGCTACCTGA
- a CDS encoding patatin-like phospholipase family protein, whose translation MNPFFSLDTKLKNGLRTAWQELGIKKEIALAIAGGGIKAFYGLGFAYTLRTWGIKIKEVSGVSAGAAMAISTLSETEEDSSNYFQELTKRNPKNFYWNRLLRISAPFPHHGIARRTVEYCLRFSKLISKAAKIRIHTVEIPNESLDKNKKGKPIQRLLFAKAASIIRAYFKDETLRRKGEQPFAVLQKMKDWGWREKVFTEKDLTDPETITQIVMNSCSAFPVLPLQSFNGNYYLDGGLTNNLLLEDFSSDLPKIGVFYEPTTLVGKSASILSDTLLVSPEGPFIEQGFDYTSPSLVRYAFETGRKDAEEQKERILGHLDPNWKKHLHSFFEQIK comes from the coding sequence ATGAACCCATTCTTTTCTCTCGATACCAAACTAAAAAACGGTCTCCGGACCGCATGGCAGGAGCTGGGAATCAAAAAGGAAATCGCTCTTGCAATTGCAGGTGGTGGGATCAAAGCGTTTTACGGGCTGGGTTTTGCATATACACTAAGAACCTGGGGAATCAAAATTAAAGAAGTTTCTGGGGTGAGTGCCGGGGCCGCAATGGCAATCAGCACATTATCCGAAACGGAAGAAGACAGTTCGAATTATTTCCAAGAACTGACCAAACGAAATCCGAAAAACTTTTATTGGAATAGACTACTCAGGATCAGTGCTCCCTTTCCTCATCATGGGATAGCGAGAAGGACTGTAGAATATTGCCTTCGATTTTCCAAACTTATATCCAAAGCTGCAAAGATTAGGATCCATACAGTAGAGATCCCAAATGAAAGTTTAGACAAAAATAAAAAGGGTAAACCGATCCAAAGACTCTTGTTCGCTAAGGCAGCTTCTATCATACGCGCTTATTTTAAGGACGAAACATTACGGAGAAAGGGAGAACAACCTTTTGCGGTATTGCAAAAAATGAAAGATTGGGGATGGAGAGAAAAAGTTTTTACGGAGAAGGACCTAACCGATCCGGAAACAATCACCCAGATCGTAATGAACTCTTGCTCTGCATTCCCTGTTTTGCCGCTCCAAAGTTTTAACGGAAATTATTATCTAGATGGCGGCTTAACAAATAATCTTCTGCTTGAGGACTTCTCCTCTGACCTTCCTAAGATAGGAGTATTCTATGAACCCACTACGCTGGTCGGAAAATCAGCCTCGATTCTATCGGATACTCTACTTGTTTCCCCCGAGGGTCCATTTATTGAACAAGGATTTGATTATACTAGTCCAAGCCTTGTAAGGTATGCATTCGAAACTGGACGCAAGGATGCAGAAGAACAGAAGGAAAGGATCTTGGGTCATCTGGACCCAAACTGGAAAAAACACTTGCATTCTTTTTTCGAACAAATAAAATAA
- a CDS encoding TetR/AcrR family transcriptional regulator, whose product MPKIVNHEKYKAEILSKCVDILARRGYSAVSMREIATELDVSTGTLYHYFSTKEDIFKELVKFVLNKDIEELQVYSKGEDNQTIEKRVEALFTMVKDRETYFQNLLYIICDVSRLKNHEEEKQLIAEAMKEYVTIITKHLGITNPNLNRLLISIILGTVGQRIVDQESIKLDEVAEVVKDFMGVVLANTFTF is encoded by the coding sequence ATGCCTAAAATCGTAAATCACGAAAAATACAAAGCCGAGATTCTCTCCAAATGTGTGGATATTTTGGCTAGGCGAGGGTATTCGGCAGTTTCCATGAGAGAAATCGCCACCGAATTGGATGTTTCCACCGGAACTCTCTACCATTATTTCTCCACTAAAGAAGATATATTTAAAGAACTCGTAAAGTTCGTATTAAACAAGGACATCGAAGAATTACAGGTATATTCGAAGGGAGAAGACAACCAAACCATCGAAAAAAGAGTAGAAGCACTCTTTACAATGGTAAAGGACAGAGAAACCTATTTCCAAAATCTTCTATATATCATCTGTGACGTTTCTAGATTAAAAAATCATGAAGAAGAAAAACAACTGATCGCAGAAGCGATGAAAGAATACGTTACGATCATTACTAAACATCTAGGCATCACGAATCCGAATCTGAACAGACTTCTTATCAGTATTATTTTAGGAACTGTAGGCCAAAGAATTGTAGACCAAGAATCCATTAAACTGGATGAGGTTGCGGAAGTAGTAAAAGATTTTATGGGAGTAGTTCTCGCGAACACTTTTACATTCTGA